Proteins encoded within one genomic window of Solenopsis invicta isolate M01_SB chromosome 10, UNIL_Sinv_3.0, whole genome shotgun sequence:
- the LOC105197759 gene encoding uncharacterized protein LOC105197759 isoform X2 has product MSTMDISSMLEVQVKEETDVKENVTPGRDQASSATSTAVATISQEESNYYKLMFGNEISTVRFRRLHCTACDVHIGSAPSQINNMLEHPVLRTLLCANCRDFYGDGKFEQGDDDTDMFCRWCANGGNLYCCSYCSNTFCYKCIRRNFSAQVRKKIEADEKWKCFVCNPGDLYSARATCWALIQHIQTVRRILSHDKKMSPDEIIEKMNYDESLCCPSRNKRKRRRLDSNSEEDETYSPKPNGVPDIKRKQTRRTISRSTNGVTNRISLPPIPIRPRPMSFLSDKSFSAEPPKSATSPQNSVLNSSESIVLSQSNVMNSNTSLPSRFEPNALQQQQPQPQQQQQSSLYQTTFMNTSGSAAYIQPRLIIPSQSQSQSQLTSYQPQQASSSQSLQCKPNTMVSIPSLRDHKKPLFILPKPKEPDMTLTPNIIDLDSDSDDEPKVVEQQNKSTPIEKNGNVANKVVPVALTWENSDDDGMAEEQPLTEIHVILEKDISFSKVMSPYSQELHKFLSDAKKKMNNFFDVNAVENIQVEAQRKIKDFYCNIRDTVFQLVDINDKAIRQYNEWRRFLKTEKEASPSIDKDTSAPQEKMNIPLDMICVNESETESDAEILKDRIMEPSNLVKDSNIIKDLLLRKKTVVHCGVGDDSAHLSVDKAVQVYDIVSKDYEKSIGYSVITKTDHDAKMDDSVLDPPFTSDKNFDKYQEQFIFYLQHIEDNGIETEETKSLADLDETLIQEVAQTVPFISDFLDNIGLSASPNDQSDNFQQEKNIQETNMQPSNELQQMESQKTHASMTDADAIISDNDEANLKKNDNVISVELDTSIEEDCTIID; this is encoded by the exons ATGAGCACTATGGATATTTCAAGTATGCTCGAGGTACAAGTGAAAGAAGAGACGGACGTGAAGGAGAATG taacacCAGGACGGGATCAAGCATCCAGCGCGACTAGCACGGCTGTTGCAACGATCTCTCAAGAGGAGAGCAATTACTACAAGCTTATGTTTGGCAATG agatCTCAACTGTACGATTTCGTAGACTTCACTGTACAGCCTGTGACGTGCACATTGGCTCTGCCCCTTCTCAAATTAACAACATGCTTGAACATCCTGTTCTACGTACATTATTATGTGCAAATTGTCGTGATTTTTATGGGGATGGCAAGTTTGAACAGg GCGATGATGATACAGATATGTTCTGCAGATGGTGCGCCAATGGTGGCAATTTATATTGTTGCTCATATTGCAGCAACACATTCTGTTATAAATGCATAAGGAGAAATTTTTCCGCTCAAGTAAGAAAGAAGATTGAAGCTGATGAAAAATGGAAATGCTTTGTATGCAATCCAGGTGATTTGTATAGTGCAAGAGCTACTTGCTGGGCTCTAATCCAACACATACAAACAGTGAGAAG GATACTTTCgcatgataaaaaaatgagccCCGATGAGATCATAGAAAAGATGAATTATGACGAATCGTTGTGCTGTCCAAGCAGAAATAAACGTAAGCGACGAAGGCTCGACTCTAATTCCGAGGAAGATGAAACGTATTCACCTAAACCCAATGGGGTGCCGGATATAAAACGTAAACAAACTCGTAGGACGATCAGTCGATCTACGAATGGCGTTACTAACCGAATATCGTTACCACCGATTCCCATCAGACCACGTCCGATGTCGTTTCTAAGCGATAAATCTTTTTCGGCTGAACCGCCAAAATCTGCGACTAGTCCACAAAATTCAGTCTTAAACTCGTCGGAAAGTATCGTTCTTTCACAGTCTAATGTGATGAATTCGAATACCTCCTTACCATCGAGATTTGAGCCTAATGcactgcagcagcagcagccccagccccagcagcagcagcagtctTCCTTATATCAGACAACTTTTATGAATACTTCCGGATCTGCCGCTTACATTCAACCTCGGCTTATCATTCCATCGCAATCGCAGTCGCAGTCGCAGTTGACGTCGTATCAGCCGCAACAGGCGAGTTCGTCGCAATCGCTCCAGTGTAAACCAAACACGATGGTGTCCATACCCAGTTTAAGAGATCACAAAAAACCCTTATTTATTCTTCCAAAGCCAAAAGAACCAGATATGACATTGACACCTAACATAATCGATCTTGATAGCGACTCCGATGATGAACCCAAGGTTGTCGAACAGCAAAACAAATCGACACCCATTGAAAAGAATGGGAATGTTGCTAATAAAGTGGTACCTGTTGCTCTCACCTGGGAAAACAGTGATGATGATGGTATGGCAGAGGAACAACCCTTAACAGAGATACATGTGATTTTGGAAAAGGACATTTCTTTTAGTAAAGTAATGTCGCCATATAGTCAAGaacttcataaatttttaagtgacGCGAAGAAAAAGATGAACAATTTCTTTGACGTAAATGCAGTTGAAAATATTCAAGTAGAGGCGCAACGAAAAATCAAGGATTTCTATTGCAATATACGTGACACAGTTTTTCAATTAGTGGATATTAACGATAAAGCAATACGTCAGTATAATGAGTGGAGGAGATTTCTGAAGACGGAAAAGGAGGCGTCACCTTCGATCGACAAAGATACATCAGCGCCTCAAGAAAAGATGAATATTCCTTTAGATATGATTTGCGTCAACGAGTCTGAGACTGAATCCGATGCTGAGATTCTGAAAGATCGGATCATGGAGCCATCCAACTTAGTTAAagatagtaatattattaaagactTGTTACTTCGTAAGAAAACTGTTGTACATTGTGGTGTTGGTGACGATAGTGCACATTTGTCTGTGGACAAAGCAGTTCAAGTATATGACATTGTTTCCAAGGATTATGAGAAATCCATCGGTTATTCCGTAATAACGAAAACTGATCATGATGCAAAAATGGATGATAGTGTGTTGGACCCGCCATTCACGTCTGACAAGAATTTCGACAAGTATCAGGAACAGTTTATCTTTTATTTGCAACACATCGAGGATAACGGCATCGAGACAGAAGAAACAAAGAGTTTAGCGGATTTAGATGAAACATTAATTCAGGAAGTGGCGCAAACAGTTCCATTTATCTCGGATTTTTTGGACAATATTGGTTTGTCTGCTTCGCCTAATGATCAGTCGGACAATTTTCagcaagaaaaaaat ATACAAGAAACAAATATGCAACCAAGTAACGAGTTGCAACAAATGGAATCACAGAAAACTCATGCAAGTATGACAGATGCAGATGCGATAATATCAGATAATGATGAAGCAAACTTgaagaaaaatgataatgtaataAGTGTAGAATTAGATACTTCCATTGAAGAGGATTGTACTATTATCGATTAA
- the LOC105197759 gene encoding uncharacterized protein LOC105197759 isoform X1, whose translation MSTMDISSMLEVQVKEETDVKENVTPGRDQASSATSTAVATISQEESNYYKLMFGNEISTVRFRRLHCTACDVHIGSAPSQINNMLEHPVLRTLLCANCRDFYGDGKFEQGDDDTDMFCRWCANGGNLYCCSYCSNTFCYKCIRRNFSAQVRKKIEADEKWKCFVCNPGDLYSARATCWALIQHIQTVRRILSHDKKMSPDEIIEKMNYDESLCCPSRNKRKRRRLDSNSEEDETYSPKPNGVPDIKRKQTRRTISRSTNGVTNRISLPPIPIRPRPMSFLSDKSFSAEPPKSATSPQNSVLNSSESIVLSQSNVMNSNTSLPSRFEPNALQQQQPQPQQQQQSSLYQTTFMNTSGSAAYIQPRLIIPSQSQSQSQLTSYQPQQASSSQSLQCKPNTMVSIPSLRDHKKPLFILPKPKEPDMTLTPNIIDLDSDSDDEPKVVEQQNKSTPIEKNGNVANKVVPVALTWENSDDDGMAEEQPLTEIHVILEKDISFSKVMSPYSQELHKFLSDAKKKMNNFFDVNAVENIQVEAQRKIKDFYCNIRDTVFQLVDINDKAIRQYNEWRRFLKTEKEASPSIDKDTSAPQEKMNIPLDMICVNESETESDAEILKDRIMEPSNLVKDSNIIKDLLLRKKTVVHCGVGDDSAHLSVDKAVQVYDIVSKDYEKSIGYSVITKTDHDAKMDDSVLDPPFTSDKNFDKYQEQFIFYLQHIEDNGIETEETKSLADLDETLIQEVAQTVPFISDFLDNIGLSASPNDQSDNFQQEKNVSDNINSLTKDDENNTLDINDKEIANNSNIKIQETNMQPSNELQQMESQKTHASMTDADAIISDNDEANLKKNDNVISVELDTSIEEDCTIID comes from the exons ATGAGCACTATGGATATTTCAAGTATGCTCGAGGTACAAGTGAAAGAAGAGACGGACGTGAAGGAGAATG taacacCAGGACGGGATCAAGCATCCAGCGCGACTAGCACGGCTGTTGCAACGATCTCTCAAGAGGAGAGCAATTACTACAAGCTTATGTTTGGCAATG agatCTCAACTGTACGATTTCGTAGACTTCACTGTACAGCCTGTGACGTGCACATTGGCTCTGCCCCTTCTCAAATTAACAACATGCTTGAACATCCTGTTCTACGTACATTATTATGTGCAAATTGTCGTGATTTTTATGGGGATGGCAAGTTTGAACAGg GCGATGATGATACAGATATGTTCTGCAGATGGTGCGCCAATGGTGGCAATTTATATTGTTGCTCATATTGCAGCAACACATTCTGTTATAAATGCATAAGGAGAAATTTTTCCGCTCAAGTAAGAAAGAAGATTGAAGCTGATGAAAAATGGAAATGCTTTGTATGCAATCCAGGTGATTTGTATAGTGCAAGAGCTACTTGCTGGGCTCTAATCCAACACATACAAACAGTGAGAAG GATACTTTCgcatgataaaaaaatgagccCCGATGAGATCATAGAAAAGATGAATTATGACGAATCGTTGTGCTGTCCAAGCAGAAATAAACGTAAGCGACGAAGGCTCGACTCTAATTCCGAGGAAGATGAAACGTATTCACCTAAACCCAATGGGGTGCCGGATATAAAACGTAAACAAACTCGTAGGACGATCAGTCGATCTACGAATGGCGTTACTAACCGAATATCGTTACCACCGATTCCCATCAGACCACGTCCGATGTCGTTTCTAAGCGATAAATCTTTTTCGGCTGAACCGCCAAAATCTGCGACTAGTCCACAAAATTCAGTCTTAAACTCGTCGGAAAGTATCGTTCTTTCACAGTCTAATGTGATGAATTCGAATACCTCCTTACCATCGAGATTTGAGCCTAATGcactgcagcagcagcagccccagccccagcagcagcagcagtctTCCTTATATCAGACAACTTTTATGAATACTTCCGGATCTGCCGCTTACATTCAACCTCGGCTTATCATTCCATCGCAATCGCAGTCGCAGTCGCAGTTGACGTCGTATCAGCCGCAACAGGCGAGTTCGTCGCAATCGCTCCAGTGTAAACCAAACACGATGGTGTCCATACCCAGTTTAAGAGATCACAAAAAACCCTTATTTATTCTTCCAAAGCCAAAAGAACCAGATATGACATTGACACCTAACATAATCGATCTTGATAGCGACTCCGATGATGAACCCAAGGTTGTCGAACAGCAAAACAAATCGACACCCATTGAAAAGAATGGGAATGTTGCTAATAAAGTGGTACCTGTTGCTCTCACCTGGGAAAACAGTGATGATGATGGTATGGCAGAGGAACAACCCTTAACAGAGATACATGTGATTTTGGAAAAGGACATTTCTTTTAGTAAAGTAATGTCGCCATATAGTCAAGaacttcataaatttttaagtgacGCGAAGAAAAAGATGAACAATTTCTTTGACGTAAATGCAGTTGAAAATATTCAAGTAGAGGCGCAACGAAAAATCAAGGATTTCTATTGCAATATACGTGACACAGTTTTTCAATTAGTGGATATTAACGATAAAGCAATACGTCAGTATAATGAGTGGAGGAGATTTCTGAAGACGGAAAAGGAGGCGTCACCTTCGATCGACAAAGATACATCAGCGCCTCAAGAAAAGATGAATATTCCTTTAGATATGATTTGCGTCAACGAGTCTGAGACTGAATCCGATGCTGAGATTCTGAAAGATCGGATCATGGAGCCATCCAACTTAGTTAAagatagtaatattattaaagactTGTTACTTCGTAAGAAAACTGTTGTACATTGTGGTGTTGGTGACGATAGTGCACATTTGTCTGTGGACAAAGCAGTTCAAGTATATGACATTGTTTCCAAGGATTATGAGAAATCCATCGGTTATTCCGTAATAACGAAAACTGATCATGATGCAAAAATGGATGATAGTGTGTTGGACCCGCCATTCACGTCTGACAAGAATTTCGACAAGTATCAGGAACAGTTTATCTTTTATTTGCAACACATCGAGGATAACGGCATCGAGACAGAAGAAACAAAGAGTTTAGCGGATTTAGATGAAACATTAATTCAGGAAGTGGCGCAAACAGTTCCATTTATCTCGGATTTTTTGGACAATATTGGTTTGTCTGCTTCGCCTAATGATCAGTCGGACAATTTTCagcaagaaaaaaatgtaagtgATAACATTAACTCACTAACTAAAGATGATGAAAATAACACTCTAGATATAAACGATAAAGAAATTGCTAATAATTCCAATATTAAGATACAAGAAACAAATATGCAACCAAGTAACGAGTTGCAACAAATGGAATCACAGAAAACTCATGCAAGTATGACAGATGCAGATGCGATAATATCAGATAATGATGAAGCAAACTTgaagaaaaatgataatgtaataAGTGTAGAATTAGATACTTCCATTGAAGAGGATTGTACTATTATCGATTAA
- the LOC105197759 gene encoding uncharacterized protein LOC105197759 isoform X3: protein MPWLMKISTVRFRRLHCTACDVHIGSAPSQINNMLEHPVLRTLLCANCRDFYGDGKFEQGDDDTDMFCRWCANGGNLYCCSYCSNTFCYKCIRRNFSAQVRKKIEADEKWKCFVCNPGDLYSARATCWALIQHIQTVRRILSHDKKMSPDEIIEKMNYDESLCCPSRNKRKRRRLDSNSEEDETYSPKPNGVPDIKRKQTRRTISRSTNGVTNRISLPPIPIRPRPMSFLSDKSFSAEPPKSATSPQNSVLNSSESIVLSQSNVMNSNTSLPSRFEPNALQQQQPQPQQQQQSSLYQTTFMNTSGSAAYIQPRLIIPSQSQSQSQLTSYQPQQASSSQSLQCKPNTMVSIPSLRDHKKPLFILPKPKEPDMTLTPNIIDLDSDSDDEPKVVEQQNKSTPIEKNGNVANKVVPVALTWENSDDDGMAEEQPLTEIHVILEKDISFSKVMSPYSQELHKFLSDAKKKMNNFFDVNAVENIQVEAQRKIKDFYCNIRDTVFQLVDINDKAIRQYNEWRRFLKTEKEASPSIDKDTSAPQEKMNIPLDMICVNESETESDAEILKDRIMEPSNLVKDSNIIKDLLLRKKTVVHCGVGDDSAHLSVDKAVQVYDIVSKDYEKSIGYSVITKTDHDAKMDDSVLDPPFTSDKNFDKYQEQFIFYLQHIEDNGIETEETKSLADLDETLIQEVAQTVPFISDFLDNIGLSASPNDQSDNFQQEKNVSDNINSLTKDDENNTLDINDKEIANNSNIKIQETNMQPSNELQQMESQKTHASMTDADAIISDNDEANLKKNDNVISVELDTSIEEDCTIID, encoded by the exons ATGCCTTGGCTTATGA agatCTCAACTGTACGATTTCGTAGACTTCACTGTACAGCCTGTGACGTGCACATTGGCTCTGCCCCTTCTCAAATTAACAACATGCTTGAACATCCTGTTCTACGTACATTATTATGTGCAAATTGTCGTGATTTTTATGGGGATGGCAAGTTTGAACAGg GCGATGATGATACAGATATGTTCTGCAGATGGTGCGCCAATGGTGGCAATTTATATTGTTGCTCATATTGCAGCAACACATTCTGTTATAAATGCATAAGGAGAAATTTTTCCGCTCAAGTAAGAAAGAAGATTGAAGCTGATGAAAAATGGAAATGCTTTGTATGCAATCCAGGTGATTTGTATAGTGCAAGAGCTACTTGCTGGGCTCTAATCCAACACATACAAACAGTGAGAAG GATACTTTCgcatgataaaaaaatgagccCCGATGAGATCATAGAAAAGATGAATTATGACGAATCGTTGTGCTGTCCAAGCAGAAATAAACGTAAGCGACGAAGGCTCGACTCTAATTCCGAGGAAGATGAAACGTATTCACCTAAACCCAATGGGGTGCCGGATATAAAACGTAAACAAACTCGTAGGACGATCAGTCGATCTACGAATGGCGTTACTAACCGAATATCGTTACCACCGATTCCCATCAGACCACGTCCGATGTCGTTTCTAAGCGATAAATCTTTTTCGGCTGAACCGCCAAAATCTGCGACTAGTCCACAAAATTCAGTCTTAAACTCGTCGGAAAGTATCGTTCTTTCACAGTCTAATGTGATGAATTCGAATACCTCCTTACCATCGAGATTTGAGCCTAATGcactgcagcagcagcagccccagccccagcagcagcagcagtctTCCTTATATCAGACAACTTTTATGAATACTTCCGGATCTGCCGCTTACATTCAACCTCGGCTTATCATTCCATCGCAATCGCAGTCGCAGTCGCAGTTGACGTCGTATCAGCCGCAACAGGCGAGTTCGTCGCAATCGCTCCAGTGTAAACCAAACACGATGGTGTCCATACCCAGTTTAAGAGATCACAAAAAACCCTTATTTATTCTTCCAAAGCCAAAAGAACCAGATATGACATTGACACCTAACATAATCGATCTTGATAGCGACTCCGATGATGAACCCAAGGTTGTCGAACAGCAAAACAAATCGACACCCATTGAAAAGAATGGGAATGTTGCTAATAAAGTGGTACCTGTTGCTCTCACCTGGGAAAACAGTGATGATGATGGTATGGCAGAGGAACAACCCTTAACAGAGATACATGTGATTTTGGAAAAGGACATTTCTTTTAGTAAAGTAATGTCGCCATATAGTCAAGaacttcataaatttttaagtgacGCGAAGAAAAAGATGAACAATTTCTTTGACGTAAATGCAGTTGAAAATATTCAAGTAGAGGCGCAACGAAAAATCAAGGATTTCTATTGCAATATACGTGACACAGTTTTTCAATTAGTGGATATTAACGATAAAGCAATACGTCAGTATAATGAGTGGAGGAGATTTCTGAAGACGGAAAAGGAGGCGTCACCTTCGATCGACAAAGATACATCAGCGCCTCAAGAAAAGATGAATATTCCTTTAGATATGATTTGCGTCAACGAGTCTGAGACTGAATCCGATGCTGAGATTCTGAAAGATCGGATCATGGAGCCATCCAACTTAGTTAAagatagtaatattattaaagactTGTTACTTCGTAAGAAAACTGTTGTACATTGTGGTGTTGGTGACGATAGTGCACATTTGTCTGTGGACAAAGCAGTTCAAGTATATGACATTGTTTCCAAGGATTATGAGAAATCCATCGGTTATTCCGTAATAACGAAAACTGATCATGATGCAAAAATGGATGATAGTGTGTTGGACCCGCCATTCACGTCTGACAAGAATTTCGACAAGTATCAGGAACAGTTTATCTTTTATTTGCAACACATCGAGGATAACGGCATCGAGACAGAAGAAACAAAGAGTTTAGCGGATTTAGATGAAACATTAATTCAGGAAGTGGCGCAAACAGTTCCATTTATCTCGGATTTTTTGGACAATATTGGTTTGTCTGCTTCGCCTAATGATCAGTCGGACAATTTTCagcaagaaaaaaatgtaagtgATAACATTAACTCACTAACTAAAGATGATGAAAATAACACTCTAGATATAAACGATAAAGAAATTGCTAATAATTCCAATATTAAGATACAAGAAACAAATATGCAACCAAGTAACGAGTTGCAACAAATGGAATCACAGAAAACTCATGCAAGTATGACAGATGCAGATGCGATAATATCAGATAATGATGAAGCAAACTTgaagaaaaatgataatgtaataAGTGTAGAATTAGATACTTCCATTGAAGAGGATTGTACTATTATCGATTAA
- the LOC105197759 gene encoding uncharacterized protein LOC105197759 isoform X4, which translates to MLEHPVLRTLLCANCRDFYGDGKFEQGDDDTDMFCRWCANGGNLYCCSYCSNTFCYKCIRRNFSAQVRKKIEADEKWKCFVCNPGDLYSARATCWALIQHIQTVRRILSHDKKMSPDEIIEKMNYDESLCCPSRNKRKRRRLDSNSEEDETYSPKPNGVPDIKRKQTRRTISRSTNGVTNRISLPPIPIRPRPMSFLSDKSFSAEPPKSATSPQNSVLNSSESIVLSQSNVMNSNTSLPSRFEPNALQQQQPQPQQQQQSSLYQTTFMNTSGSAAYIQPRLIIPSQSQSQSQLTSYQPQQASSSQSLQCKPNTMVSIPSLRDHKKPLFILPKPKEPDMTLTPNIIDLDSDSDDEPKVVEQQNKSTPIEKNGNVANKVVPVALTWENSDDDGMAEEQPLTEIHVILEKDISFSKVMSPYSQELHKFLSDAKKKMNNFFDVNAVENIQVEAQRKIKDFYCNIRDTVFQLVDINDKAIRQYNEWRRFLKTEKEASPSIDKDTSAPQEKMNIPLDMICVNESETESDAEILKDRIMEPSNLVKDSNIIKDLLLRKKTVVHCGVGDDSAHLSVDKAVQVYDIVSKDYEKSIGYSVITKTDHDAKMDDSVLDPPFTSDKNFDKYQEQFIFYLQHIEDNGIETEETKSLADLDETLIQEVAQTVPFISDFLDNIGLSASPNDQSDNFQQEKNVSDNINSLTKDDENNTLDINDKEIANNSNIKIQETNMQPSNELQQMESQKTHASMTDADAIISDNDEANLKKNDNVISVELDTSIEEDCTIID; encoded by the exons ATGCTTGAACATCCTGTTCTACGTACATTATTATGTGCAAATTGTCGTGATTTTTATGGGGATGGCAAGTTTGAACAGg GCGATGATGATACAGATATGTTCTGCAGATGGTGCGCCAATGGTGGCAATTTATATTGTTGCTCATATTGCAGCAACACATTCTGTTATAAATGCATAAGGAGAAATTTTTCCGCTCAAGTAAGAAAGAAGATTGAAGCTGATGAAAAATGGAAATGCTTTGTATGCAATCCAGGTGATTTGTATAGTGCAAGAGCTACTTGCTGGGCTCTAATCCAACACATACAAACAGTGAGAAG GATACTTTCgcatgataaaaaaatgagccCCGATGAGATCATAGAAAAGATGAATTATGACGAATCGTTGTGCTGTCCAAGCAGAAATAAACGTAAGCGACGAAGGCTCGACTCTAATTCCGAGGAAGATGAAACGTATTCACCTAAACCCAATGGGGTGCCGGATATAAAACGTAAACAAACTCGTAGGACGATCAGTCGATCTACGAATGGCGTTACTAACCGAATATCGTTACCACCGATTCCCATCAGACCACGTCCGATGTCGTTTCTAAGCGATAAATCTTTTTCGGCTGAACCGCCAAAATCTGCGACTAGTCCACAAAATTCAGTCTTAAACTCGTCGGAAAGTATCGTTCTTTCACAGTCTAATGTGATGAATTCGAATACCTCCTTACCATCGAGATTTGAGCCTAATGcactgcagcagcagcagccccagccccagcagcagcagcagtctTCCTTATATCAGACAACTTTTATGAATACTTCCGGATCTGCCGCTTACATTCAACCTCGGCTTATCATTCCATCGCAATCGCAGTCGCAGTCGCAGTTGACGTCGTATCAGCCGCAACAGGCGAGTTCGTCGCAATCGCTCCAGTGTAAACCAAACACGATGGTGTCCATACCCAGTTTAAGAGATCACAAAAAACCCTTATTTATTCTTCCAAAGCCAAAAGAACCAGATATGACATTGACACCTAACATAATCGATCTTGATAGCGACTCCGATGATGAACCCAAGGTTGTCGAACAGCAAAACAAATCGACACCCATTGAAAAGAATGGGAATGTTGCTAATAAAGTGGTACCTGTTGCTCTCACCTGGGAAAACAGTGATGATGATGGTATGGCAGAGGAACAACCCTTAACAGAGATACATGTGATTTTGGAAAAGGACATTTCTTTTAGTAAAGTAATGTCGCCATATAGTCAAGaacttcataaatttttaagtgacGCGAAGAAAAAGATGAACAATTTCTTTGACGTAAATGCAGTTGAAAATATTCAAGTAGAGGCGCAACGAAAAATCAAGGATTTCTATTGCAATATACGTGACACAGTTTTTCAATTAGTGGATATTAACGATAAAGCAATACGTCAGTATAATGAGTGGAGGAGATTTCTGAAGACGGAAAAGGAGGCGTCACCTTCGATCGACAAAGATACATCAGCGCCTCAAGAAAAGATGAATATTCCTTTAGATATGATTTGCGTCAACGAGTCTGAGACTGAATCCGATGCTGAGATTCTGAAAGATCGGATCATGGAGCCATCCAACTTAGTTAAagatagtaatattattaaagactTGTTACTTCGTAAGAAAACTGTTGTACATTGTGGTGTTGGTGACGATAGTGCACATTTGTCTGTGGACAAAGCAGTTCAAGTATATGACATTGTTTCCAAGGATTATGAGAAATCCATCGGTTATTCCGTAATAACGAAAACTGATCATGATGCAAAAATGGATGATAGTGTGTTGGACCCGCCATTCACGTCTGACAAGAATTTCGACAAGTATCAGGAACAGTTTATCTTTTATTTGCAACACATCGAGGATAACGGCATCGAGACAGAAGAAACAAAGAGTTTAGCGGATTTAGATGAAACATTAATTCAGGAAGTGGCGCAAACAGTTCCATTTATCTCGGATTTTTTGGACAATATTGGTTTGTCTGCTTCGCCTAATGATCAGTCGGACAATTTTCagcaagaaaaaaatgtaagtgATAACATTAACTCACTAACTAAAGATGATGAAAATAACACTCTAGATATAAACGATAAAGAAATTGCTAATAATTCCAATATTAAGATACAAGAAACAAATATGCAACCAAGTAACGAGTTGCAACAAATGGAATCACAGAAAACTCATGCAAGTATGACAGATGCAGATGCGATAATATCAGATAATGATGAAGCAAACTTgaagaaaaatgataatgtaataAGTGTAGAATTAGATACTTCCATTGAAGAGGATTGTACTATTATCGATTAA